A stretch of DNA from Candidatus Thorarchaeota archaeon:
CTCAAGTTCGTACCATCCTCGGAATGAGCTGGATGACCCCGCCTATCAGGAGCTCGTGTGGACACACATCGCGAACCAGTCTGTACTATTCAGATCTCCTCCTGATATCACTGGCAATCTGCCTGACGCACAGGACTTCATCTACATGTATCGTGACCTCGAGTGGGCGAAGAACAGGCTGCCCTCAGATGTGAACATGACCATAGAATTCGGTGTATCACTGACGGATGACTTCCTCTCTGACGAGTATGGGGGATTGATGTTCAGAGTCTACATCTGGCTGATTGATTCGAGCGGCGAGTGGACAAAGGTCTATCAGTCCAGTCCGCCCTATTCCGATATTTTCCAGCGGCGTCGAGTGGACCTGAGTTTCCTTGACATCAAAAGGGCTTGGCAAGGCATGATCGAGGACTCATCCGGCAATCAGCCAGATGACAATGACACGCTCAGAATTGCAGTCGGTCTGGCACCGACAAGGGGCTTCAGTTCGAAGCTTAGTCTTAATGGTTCAGTCGTAGTCCGTGTTAGCCATTTGAGTATGATAGTCTACGGTGATTACTTTGGTCGCATGGGTACCACAGACAAGGGTGCGGATGCTTGGAGTCAGCTCATATACGGTACTCGTGTGTCGCTTCTGATTGGTATCACCGCGACAGCTCTCTCTAGTATTGTGGGCGTCAGTGTGGGAATGGTTTCAGGCTACTATGGTGGTAAGGTCGATGAGGTGATCATGCGGACTGTCGACTTTCTTCTTGTCATACCGGGTCTACCATTCATGATGATTCTGGCAGCCTTCTTGGGTCCAGGGACGAGCAACATCATCATTGTAATTGCAATCCTCGGTTGGACGGGAACATCTCGACTCATCCGCTCACAGGTAATGGCCGAGAAGAACAAGTCCTACGTTGAGTCCGCAAGAGCAATTGGAGCAAGCGATGCGTACATACTCTACAGGCACATACTGCCGAATGTAGCTCCCATTCTCTTTGCTGATGTCACGC
This window harbors:
- a CDS encoding ABC transporter permease — translated: MSRSIRKSDWRDTNWYVAIRDFATQYSKHKVGVIGLVVLCTYIGIAIFAPYLVEYSPSPTNKVAPSFLAPAWLQFFDPNGVVTGEYVDDPSFDTHAPVIVNGTSGQFSSSYHPRNELDDPAYQELVWTHIANQSVLFRSPPDITGNLPDAQDFIYMYRDLEWAKNRLPSDVNMTIEFGVSLTDDFLSDEYGGLMFRVYIWLIDSSGEWTKVYQSSPPYSDIFQRRRVDLSFLDIKRAWQGMIEDSSGNQPDDNDTLRIAVGLAPTRGFSSKLSLNGSVVVRVSHLSMIVYGDYFGRMGTTDKGADAWSQLIYGTRVSLLIGITATALSSIVGVSVGMVSGYYGGKVDEVIMRTVDFLLVIPGLPFMMILAAFLGPGTSNIIIVIAILGWTGTSRLIRSQVMAEKNKSYVESARAIGASDAYILYRHILPNVAPILFADVTLGVVGAILSESGLAFLGLTDPAEPSWGRMLADAQNSGGFSNGAWWVVMFPGLAITILSLSFTFVGHTLDQVLNPRLRER